A window of the Miscanthus floridulus cultivar M001 chromosome 14, ASM1932011v1, whole genome shotgun sequence genome harbors these coding sequences:
- the LOC136503088 gene encoding uncharacterized protein encodes MPPPPPPPLQRMRDAVRKLLCPRSSQKHQAEVPTLAPCKALKVSTSSTARWVVEAQAAIPRGAASARADSKELAAQGEATEVTMKQAGEEAPMPRVAEARESDEAGAPPVAEATEGEAEAPRTSEAKAVEAGAPRTTEAEVAEAGALGTTRAKVVEAGVGAAKPAAQDMETEGGQA; translated from the exons atgccaccaccgccaccaccgccattgcAGAGGATGAGGGACGCAGTGCGGAAGCTAttgtgtccccgttcgag CCAGAAGCATCAGGCAGAAGTGCCCACCTTGGCGCCATGtaaggcactcaaggtgagcaccagctccaccgcccgatgggtggtggaggcgcaggccgccataccacgtggcgcggcgtcggctaGGGCTGACTCGAAGGAGCTGgccgcccaaggagaggctaccgaggtgaCCATGAAGCAAGCAGGGGAGGAGGCGCCTATGCCTCGCGTGGCCGAGGCCCGCGAGTCAGATGAAGCCGGGGCGCCCccagtcgctgaggccaccgagggtgaggccgaggcccctaggacctccgaggcCAAAGCGGTGGAGGCCGGGGCTCCgaggaccaccgaggctgaggtggcagaggccggagcTCTCGGGACCACCAGGGCCAAGGTGGTGGaggccggcgtgggcgcggcaAAGCCGGCGGCCCAGGATATGGAGACAGAGGGGGGGCAAGCTTAA